The region GTTACGTCTCCTCTTTGATGTTGTGGTGACTAACCTCCCCATGACTGCTGACTCCAACTAACCCTGACTGGAGATTGATAAAGTTGCTGTTGATCCTACTCTGATAGGCTGTTGGTGTTAATAtcttaggagaaaaaaaataaaataaaaaatgaggtgCCTATAAGAAAGTGAACTATAGAGTTTAAAGCATAAGGTGGagagggggaaagaaaaaaaaaaaaagaagaaaaaaaaagaggagaaagagtataaagaagagtggacaaaaaaaaaaaaaggggggggggaggggaaaaaaaaagaaaaaaaaaagaagaaaagaaaacaagaaTAAACAAGAAgggagtggaaaaaaaaaaaagagggggataagaaaaagaaaagaaaagaaaaagaaaaaaaaaaaagagaaagaaggagagcaaagaagaaagGATATACacttaaaaggagagaaagaggcggaataagggggaagaaggaaaaaaagaaaaaaaaaagagggaaaaaaaaaaaaaaaagggaataagaCATGGGCCCAAAAGCTTTTAGGCGCTCGactgatctatcaggtcagaaacatgggtccaaaactgctgaaccaacaaaactggaccagttcctgaggtctcctagggtcaatacgaggggcggacaaaaggaattttttgcaaaaaaaaatgatgactcagatataactgagttagaaacacaaaaagtcgctagataccccgaagaagaagacggtataatgggggaagttatccctaatgacaattcttctccgctagaagaaatactcctagcggttaaacagaacggggatttaatacaggcggtcacaacccaacttgggtttattcaagttgatgtgggactaataaaagatgatttgtcaaaaatgcgagacagagtcaacatccttgaaagttccgtcacccttatacagaatgaatccaaaaaaataaatacggaagtctccacatttaaagcagaatataatctcttgaagaaaaaggtagCGGACCTTGAGGacaggtcacgaagatacaatgtgagaataattgggattccagagggtgtggaagagaaaaatccaacccaatttgtacagaaattaattcttgagaactttgggaaagagtcattttctcctctttttatgattgaaagagctcatcgggtcccaggaggaaaaccaattccagggagacaacctcggacattccttgctaagttattgactacaggggacagagatatcctcctgagaagggcgagggaatcctcaccggttgtatATAACGGGATTAGATTGgccttttttcccgatttttcgaaagaaatgcaagaaaagagacgcacatttatgactgttaaaaagaggctaagagaaagggatattatatattctcttatattcccggccaaattgcGGATCGTTTTTGaggataaaacccttttttttgacacctcagaagaagccgcggactggcttgaccgaaataatcgataattcaattgggttatgatctggcgggaataactagtactataaggggcttatacccctaaatgtagttttctttgcttcctaatgggggtggctgagtgggggggagtgtggagggttggtcataggaaagaaatctactacaatatgtggtggattgcctgtgggaggggggtgtctggggttgtggtgcgtcaaagtaggtgtggtttcccttttttcagtttattgttttttttctttttttttctcttctccctctctcctgtttctccatttaaccattgttgatgacgatgattagaatttttgcttggaatgtacgtggtttgggggaaagaggtaagagacaagcggtttttgacctgactcaggcccatctaccagcaatagtatgcctgttagagacccaccttactgaggacaccactagagtggtcgacaggggatgggctgcgcacacgtatcattctaccctctccaattactcgagaggtgttacggtgttgatacatagacttattgactttgtttgtgaggcatcctctgtcgaccaacaggggagatttatttttttatactgtaggttagggggaaagctatgtattttggcctttgtctatatcccaccgccattttctttttcggttcttaattctcttttattattcatggataaatggccagaatgcccaacattgattattggcgatttgaactgtgtcattgatcctttacgtgacagggtttctatgagtgccgggagagacagtccggtccaggggtctcccctcgcacggttttgcctggaggctggatttgaggacgcttgggaacatctgggacaggggaaaagggttttttcatgctttagcaaagcaggtaaatcgttgtccagaatagatcttgtattgataaatagtaaatatgtgaaactgataaaacgaatgaaatatgaaacaaggtcaatatctgaccattctccgctattacttgaattatgcttatctcaggaaagatatacaccaaaactttcctttagactaaacccttattggctatcggttataaagacacatgaaataattcgaaatgaaataggccgattctgggatattaactatggctcagcaaaaattcaagtggtatgggatacctttaaggcgtacatgaggggattgatggttagcaatatcacgaaccttagaagggaatatggaaaaaaacagaaaaatctagaaaaacatgtagtgttggcgacagaatccttccacataaataagacggagaagaatagggaaaatatgcaaaaagccacacaaatatatgctaattttttattggataaggcccaacagaaccttttttttaaagggcaaaaatattttactgagtctgggcgacctggtaaactcctctccagagtaatctccaatcaacaacccaaaaaacatatagacaaggttcgagtgagggatggtaggatagtcactagacagggcccggtggagaaggcctttcttgattattttcttgatctgtataaggctgattctaacattacagatgataagatagatttctatctagataggatcaacttttcaactattactgagacgcaaaagaaagcactagaattggaggtctcaactcaggaacttgagggagctattaaactatgttcagctaattctactcctggttcagactggcttccatatgaattttatagtaaatatgtggactgtatttttcctagattattggaggtctttgctgaatcaatggaggatgggatgttaccagattcaatgatggaggctacaataatactaattccaaaaaaaggcaaggaccctctagatttagaatcttatagaccaatttcactgcttaatgcagatgtaaagctttttgcgagggtccttgctacaaggctttctagggtcatctcCTCcgttgtccatccggatcagagcggttttattcaaaataagggtacacatcataatttacatcggctcttttctaatatccaggcccctggggggaccgcccgctccatcctgtcattggatgcctccaaggcctttgacagggtggagtggcgtttcctctggaaggttcttgctaggatgggctttggagagaggtttatacgcactcttaagttattgtatagatccccaagggctaaattgagtcttaatggaagtctgagtagtagtatcgatttaaacagaggcacccgtcagggttgcccattatctcccttattattcgatatgtatatcgaaccccttgcgatggccatcaggcaggacgatcaggttaaaggatttggtacgctaggaacacaagaccgtatctcattatatgcagatgatgttctgttttttatagatcatacggaaactactctccctaggattattcaaatggttaaagtatttggtgaggtgtctggtcttcttataaactgggccaagaccagtctgctcccaatagaccccctgccacagaaagaggttcctgttacacagttggatattgttgatacttttcaatacttgggtttgactatatcgcctcgggtcgaaatttttgtagaacttaatttgatccccataatggtaaagattagagctaaaataggaatctggctgaaacttcccctatctagagctgatcgagtttcactagttaaaatggtgatattaccacaatttctttatgtgctcaggaatacacctatttggatacaagacaaacattttaaacttatggaaagaataattaatgatttaatatggggaagaaagagagttcgaattaagttggaatatttgtataaatcagtggagtgcgggggtttaaatctcccctactttaaagggtattttattgcagcccagttattgatgtgctatgaagcAGAGAATAGtgcactactggggaagttggtaactagtcacgctcacaataatattttcaccttgttggaatctggcctattgaagagttacgagcaaggctacagagagactataaaactactccttaaggtgtgggctacaactaggacatggttgaaggttaagggttcacttacatttacgcctctttggcataatttgtacttacaaaggctggatgaaattgcagctgacacattttggcagaagaataaaattttatatatttcacaggtagttaaagatagagaaattaaaccctttatagaaatgacacataatataaaaaatctttcatggtttaggtattttcaattgcgatctgtattatctagtttggatgataagcggctgttggatatagataattcatcctttctgaatgattgggtagggggtacactttctagaataaaaatttcaaatatatatgttattattgaaggtacggtttagtgatatacactcaccaggacaaaaagcgtgggaggtggactgtccgaatttacaaatagaagggtgggagaatatttttgggaatttatctttattatcccagaactttaaccatgttctaatacaattctatatttgccacagattatatattactcccctatggatgaataaatgcgggttaagagacacgtccaactgtcccaaatgtgacactgtaggagcagattttctccatatgatatggacctgtccagaacttataaattactggaatggtatcaataattgtattatgtgtaaactaaaaattcgaattccttttgaaccacaagtatttgttcttaatgatctttccaaactaaaaaatcataagtatcaaaagatcttcctgagtagaatactgatgttggctagagttttgatcagtcggacctggtttgcccgatccattccagacataaatacatggataaatttaattgataaggtaaagaactacgagaaaattatatatagacggagggaaattgaataccagtggagtaggatatggggtggttggaggtctgattagctgaggtcaagttgttttatatataggggtcctactttgacgcaccacaaattgggggggagggaggggagggttttctaaatgttatgaaaagacgagttgaatatatttatatttatatataattagttgggtcactaaaaaaaaaaggagaaaaaaaaaaaaattgtgtctgcACAAGTTTGGACTACCTGACTCTTCAAAATTATCAGCAGGGGAGAGCTTTAAAAAGTCTAGGATTGTATTATTAAGTCTCTTCATATCTTGAAAATATATTTCTTTGAGATGTATTTACATAGAAGATACCAGTACCAAAGGAGCATCTGCCAAGTAAATGCTTCCATGTGAAAGAATATATTATTACCTGTTTCTGCTATGTTTTGTCAACTTCTTTATTTTAACGATAGGTCTATTAAAATAGGGAACATTAAATATTACAGTTTACATTTGATGGGGCAAATATAAAGATACAAAAGGATAAAATAATTTGCATAAGCCAACCTGGCTTTTGGGTTCCTCAACCTGTATGACTGCATGAggcattaaaaataaataaaaaaaaagtgtttcatatggtacaaaaaaaaataaaaaatataactcTCCTTAattcacttgctcgcgcagctctgcttctcttcttctttgctgtgtgcaggaataggacctttgatgtcactgcgctcctcacatgatcttttaccatggtgatggaccatgtgataagcgtagtgatgtcaccacaggtcctttttcctgtgcacagcaaagatgaagacagaagagaagccgggctgcgcgagtggattaaggtgagttatattatatatttatttttttaacccctccagccctattgtactatgcattctgtattaagaatgctattatatcATAAGGtagaataataatgatcaggtccccatcccgatcatctcctagcgtGAAAAcctcaccgcatccgcacttgcttgcgattttcacgcagccccattcatttctatggggcctgcgctgtgtggaaaacgcacaaagaggagaatgctgtgattttcacgcaatgcacaagtgatgcatggaaatcactgcttatgtgcacagccccatagaaatgaatgggtccggattcagtgtgggtgcaatgtgttcacctcacgcatcgcacccgcgcggaaatcccACGTGGGCCTAAGTGAAATGAATCCTTGCATTCAGCTGGGCTAGCCCTGCAAGGCATTGTACCTGGGGAAGGTGGGGCTTATAGTGCCGATAGCATCTTATCTTTTTGCTTTTATGCAAGGTTGCTTATGGTCGGAGGAACTTTAAATATGATGCTTGTAACTCTGTTTTCAGTGATGTCATTTTACAAGCTGAAAACTACAAGCTGCTTATAGACCAAACTGAGGAGCGCTTAAAACAGACGGAGCTGGACAAAGTAAGCCAAAGGGACAACTTCAGGCAAAAAGAGGAGGAGTTATTAGCCAAGATGCAGGAACTGGAGGACAAGTACGTTGTACAACTGCAAGAAAAGGGTAAGTTCAGACAGTGTACTCAGAGACCTCCTTTGTCTCCAAGTCAGTGTGTTGACTTGTTTCTATACCTTGCAGCAAATCTCCTGCTTGAAAGCAACTCCAGAGAGAACAGTTTATGTGAAGAATTGGAAGCCTTAAAGCAGGAAGTGAGCCAAGGAGATGGCCAGCTTCAGACCTTACAAAAAAGAGAGGAAGAGCTGAAAGTGCTCCTGCAGAAAGAACTGGTAAGCCTGAAGTCTGGTCGTTCCATTTCAATGACCTCTACCTCTGACCGTATTGAACATTGTCCTTGAACACTATTATCCTTTTTACCTTAGGAGACCTCCAGTGCACTTAAGCTGGAACTGCAGAAAGTGCAAGAAGAAACCATGACCGAGAGGAGTCTTCTGGAAGAAGAGCTAGAGGGGGCACTGGATGAGCTAGATAGACTACAACAacaggaggaagaggcagagcgaATGATACTCCAACTAGAGAAGGTGAACAAGGCGAGGGCCAAGGAGCTGGCTCGTCTAGAAGAAACTTTAAAAGGGTGAGCTGTACAATTACATATGTAAATGTCAGGCAAGTGTGTATGTAGGTTGGAAGGAATAGCTGACAGCTGAATAAGTATTGGGTGTGTGAATCATTGATGGTTCCTTTGTGCTGATTCATGATGATCTTTTTCCACTGAAAGCCCTCCTACATAAACgtttttaagggaacctgtcacctcctaaacacCCCAAGCCGGCGGCAGTACATGaaagtagccagcagcatgtttgtaacgaTCCTTTacttcctgcaggcagatgaagcaaaagctgtaaaaacattCTTTAACCCCCTGCcgacgcgcttctctagtcaggtttgcagtcacggaggcagcggcctccttgctttgtcactgtaaccacgcccccttccctacGCCTTCGCTGTGATTGACAGCGCTATTGCACGACAGTTCAGCTAGCTTTGCTAAACTGCCGGCTgtcagaggtgacaggttccctttaaataccctgACCTGAATCTGCAACTCCTGCTCTGATGCCTAACATTAAAGGGTGggcttaattattatttttttttcctgaaaagcCAAATGTGTGCTAACCCTGTGGTGTCTTCACTGTCATCACATCAAACTGTTGCACTTTCTCTCCACCGCCTTTAGAGGTTGTCTGTtcccaaaatcaaaattattTGTGCTCCTAACAACCCTCTCCATGCCTACATATGCCCTCAAAGCACATCCAAACAAATCTGTcaaatctaatcctatcctgtgatacagcctgctgagctgtatatctaatcccattttgtatgatacagcctgctcagctgtgtatctaaatccTTAGCAAACCaccgtatccattttgtggtctgcGAGATGCAGATCCactaaataaggatactgtcTGTGTGcgacctgcttttttttttttttttttttttttttgtcttattgatttctatggatttcaggtctgcattatgaggaccagaattggattttttttttttttttttttttgcagaactgacatatggatgtggaaagcacatggacttcagtgtgctttccacatctgtatatcagtacagcaaaagatagaacctgtcttattctggtcctcataatgcagatctaaaacccatagaactcaatggctcTGGAAAGAAAATGCCCATCTCACATGGGCAGCATCCTTATTTAGCAGATCTGCTACTTTGAGAAAGCAAAACGGatatggtcctgtgcatgagtcctaagccTATCTTTTTGGGTCCTGACTGCTGAAGGCTTTATCTTgggccatcatgtgtgatacacgtGAGAGAAGTCACCACATTTACCAGGCCGACTGCGCTCTTCTGACCAAACTGACAATATAACAGTAGCTCTTATCTGGTCAAGGGAGCCGAGGTTGGCCTGGAAGTtgtgactgacacatggactaaGACATGGATTCCTGGGCGGATCAGTGGTTTGCATGATCCCTATTATTCATACGGAGCTGCTATAACTGCGTCGTCCAGTGTCCCCTTTCACATGCACAGCATATGGCTACTTTCAAACTTCGTGGTTCCAATGCATTGAGTAGATGCAAATccactcagaatgcctcagtctggcaccgtttgacctctgttccgctcagcaggcggacacccgaatgcagcttgcagctaacttgtgccaaaaaaaaaaaaacttctatgaactcgccatgcccctcacggactaccttggggtgtcttctttccaaaatggggtcacatgtggggtgtttatactgccctggcattttaggggccctaaagcgtgagaatccaaatgcccctttgcacacctaggctgcaaaagtgtcatgcatgtggtatcgccgtactcaggagaagtagggcaatgtgtgttattttttttgtttttttattattatacatatacccatgctgggtgagctaaatatctctgtaaaatggcaactttgtataaaaaaaaaaattatgggaaaagttgtctttttacAGAGATTTCTcgcccagcatgagtatatgtaaaaatacacctcaaaatacattgccctacttctgagtacggcgataccacatgtgacacttttttgcagcctaggtgcgcaaaggggcccaaattctaaagagcacctttaggatttcacagggcattttttacgcatttggattccaaactacttctctcgCTTTAgatcccctaaaatgccagggcagtataaataccccacaagtgaccccattttggaaagaagacaccccaaggtattcagtgaggggtatggtgagtgacatgtagaacaataaatttagagaaatttatatagaaatgtagttttaattgaaaaatgtttcaaatttaacaaagtgaaaaattttattttttgcaaaaatttcggtaaatttggaTATAAAAGgtttaaatgtcagcagcaatgaaataccaccaaatgaaagctcttggtgagaagaaaaggaggtaaaattcatttgggtggtaagttgtatgaccgagcgataaacggtgaaagtagtgtagtgcagaattgtaaaaagtggtctggtcattaagggggtttaagctaggggagctgaggtggttaacctgctccggaccgccgtacgcaggattgcgtcctgccggcggccctgctcttctgggtggacgcttTTACGCGTCCTTCCGCAAGAgcagagatttcctgtgaacgcacgcaggcgcgcgcgctcacaggaacggaaggtaagagtggatctccagcctgccagcggcgatcgttcgctggcaggctggagatgtttttttttttaaacccctaacgggtatattagacgctgttttgataacagcgtctaatatacctgctacctggtcctctggtggtccctt is a window of Bufo gargarizans isolate SCDJY-AF-19 unplaced genomic scaffold, ASM1485885v1 original_scaffold_2196_pilon, whole genome shotgun sequence DNA encoding:
- the LOC122924069 gene encoding hyaluronan mediated motility receptor-like, with protein sequence MQELEDKYVVQLQEKANLLLESNSRENSLCEELEALKQEVSQGDGQLQTLQKREEELKVLLQKELETSSALKLELQKVQEETMTERSLLEEELEGALDELDRLQQQEEEAERMILQLEKVNKARAKELARLEETLKG